A stretch of Antennarius striatus isolate MH-2024 chromosome 6, ASM4005453v1, whole genome shotgun sequence DNA encodes these proteins:
- the LOC137596703 gene encoding WD repeat-containing protein 62-like isoform X3, with protein sequence MAEGADGGPVNPAKRRQTAGRKSRPSGHKKTSSSRVTLEKVLGISTSSGSGLTSDPNTGLIAYPAGCVIVLLHLKKNKQSHIINTSRKPFSALAFSHDGKYLATGESGHMPCVRVWDVDGGQVAEVQSHKYGVSCVAFSINSNYIVSVGYQHDMTVSVWDWRKGLVIASNKVSSRVLSVSVSEDNSYFVTAGNRHVKFWYLKASKERRVNSTVPLIGRSALLGDHKNTMFSGVACGRGLAAGNTYCITSSGLLCLFNSSRHLEAWVDLKTAAASCLAVSEDYIFCGCADGVIRAFSPSHLQYVTTLPRPHRLGIDLHAAHSLGPAQHPDTVALTFDPASRRLTCAYGDHSLYVWDVSNVLRSAKLYSALYHSAAVWSVEVHPEPRDAFQPRLLPPPPSTFFTCSSDNTIRLWQADAPSGDGERCSDDLLRIAYVNENAEGERAEPAAHDGKTGLRVLAISPDGRHLAAGDRCGNLRVFGANFLDELVKIEAHDAEVTCLAFSPASTGVTLLATASRDRLIHVFNPETRYSLEQTLSDHSAAVTAVAFTGESPEVRMVSCGADKSIYFQRAEQATEGVSFLRSHHVVEKTTLYDMDRDPTGAHVIVACQDRNVRVYDVQTGKLKKCLKGSSGDEGALLKVHLDPSGAFLATSCSDKNICVLDYETGERVATLFGHAEIVTCMRFSQDCRRLITASGDSCVFVWRLDAQMTGVMRKRRGLTAAPESCSHRVQSIRRETFITLPPQEEEDLKTPARPEPAADPLLLQTNGKLPMWFRRLQAQVDAPAADQSGAEPRQARGRWAVQPDRLIDSSDFATRREEEEEEEEEEFTPQSLESLLGGGEEVCRRTFILDAADREVKGQEQPGWGGQLSPDSACSEGSAGSLDPPPDGDTDSLSQGSSGGGSSLEDEDDRDSLKNHFHTLATAPDEETFDTDLRALPPPDEKHFLNPRFSISARFLSRFQDRMRALQGGALPPVSMTTRISEESDIGDAAGGSTGSSDTTAGQSEPTAGQSEPTAGQSEPTAGQSEPTAGQSEPTAGQSEPTARQSEPTAGQSEPTAGQSEPTAGQSEPTEPRGVRRNPPPVLRRRNSSVITHQPLCHPARRRRHTVVVVQSREILKDVTSRAVASSVQQGAPRLGYLGTTASSRAKLTQDPPTSSPEEEKENLSSCPAPHGATPAPHQGGASSDAPSAPTPTSPQALATPTEVGGFRQWSVSSVEDTPTNQNQTLIQVPAPSSTSSLCDLSASSAPKQEEGPVGSETRTRTDPGPGDDDLGLLLSQHVAGDLRRAAQRAGRLYRQLAGSDRRAWASVLQEAFHDVDSELRSLAPPGGWRGGGDGAPSGPLEEDGEASLLERYSDQLVQMVQNKLNHM encoded by the exons ATGGCGGAGGGAGCGGACGGTGGTCCGGTCAACCCCGCGAAGAGGCGACAAACAGCCGGGAGGAAGAGCCGGCCGAGCGGCCACAAGAAGACGTCCAGCAGCCGG GTGACCCTGGAGAAAGTTCTGGGCATCAGTACATCCAGTGGCAGcgggttgacctctgaccccaacaCGGGGCTCATCGCATATCCTGCAGg gtgtgtcATCGTGCTGCttcacctgaagaagaacaagCAGAGTCACATCATCAACACGTCCAG GAAGCCTTTCAGTGCGCTGGCGTTCTCCCACGATGGGAAATACCTGGCCACCGGCGAG AGCGGTCACATGCCCTGCGTGCGCGTGTGGGACGTGGACGGAGGTCAGGTGGCCGAGGTCCAGTCACACAAATACGGCGTTTCCTGCGTGGCGTTCTCAATCAACAGCAACTACATCGTCTCCGTGGGATACCAGCACGACATGACCGTCAGTGTGTGGGACTGGagg AAAGGTTTGGTCATCGCCTCCAACAAGGTGTCCAGCAGAGTGCTGTCCGTCTCCGTCTCCGAGGACAACAGCTACTTCGTTACCGCGGGAAACCGACATGTCAAGTTCTGGTACCTGAAGGCGTCCAAAGAGAGACGG GTGAACAGCACggtgcctctgattggtcgctcGGCTTTGCTAGGCGACCACAAAAACACCATGTTCAGCGGGGTGgcgtgtgggcgtggcctcgcCGCCGGCAACACCTACTGCATCACCAGCTCCggcctgttgtgtttgttcaacaGCAGCCGACACCTGGAGGCCTGGGTCGACCTCAAG ACGGCGGCGGCGAGCTGCCTGGCGGTCAGTGAGGACTACATCTTCTGTGGCTGCGCCGACGGCGTCATCCGGGCCTTTAGCCCCTCCCACCTGCAGTATGTCACCACGCTGCCCCGCCCACACCGGCTGGGCATCGACCTACACGCCGCCCACAG CCTGGGACCCGCCCAGCACCCTGACACGGTGGCGCTGACCTTCGACCCCGCCTCCAGACGCCTCACCTGCGCCTACGGCGACCACAGCCTTTACGTGTGGGACGTGAGCAACGTGCTGCGCAGCGCGAAGCTCTACTCCGCCCTCTACCACAGCGCCGCCGTGTGGAGCGTGGAG GTGCACCCGGAGCCGCGCGATGCCTTCCAGCCCCGCCTCCTACCACCGCCCCCGTCCACCTTCTTCACCTGTTCGTCCGACAACACCATCCGCCTGTGGCAGGCCGACGCCCCCTCTGGAGACGGCGAGCGCTGCAGCGAC GACCTGCTGAGGATCGCGTACGTCAACGAGAATGCGGAGGGCGAGAGGGCGGAGCCTGCAGCACACGATGGGAAGACGGGGCTCAGGGTGCTGGCGATCAGCCCCGACGGGCGCCACCTGGCAGCCGGCGACCGGTGCGGAAACCTGAG GGTGTTTGGTGCCAACTTCCTGGACGAGCTGGTGAAGATCGAGGCTCACGACGCCGAGGTGACGTGTCTGGCGTTCTCGCCGGCGTCCAcag GCGTGACGCTGCTGGCGACGGCGAGTCGGGACCGCCTGATCCACGTGTTCAACCCGGAGACGCGCTACAGCCTGGAGCAGACGCTCAGCGACCACTCCGCCGCCGTCACCGCCGTCGCCTTCACCG GTGAGAGCCCCGAGGTCCGGATGGTGAGCTGTGGCGCCGACAAGAGCATCTACTTCCAGAGGGCGGAGCAG GCGACGGAGGGCGTGTCCTTCCTGCGGAGTCACCACGTGGTGGAGAAGACTACGCTGTACGACATGGACCGCGACCCGACGGGGGCCCACGTGATTGTCGCCTGTCAGGACCGGAACGTCAG GGTGTACGACGTCCAGACGGGGAAGCTGAAGAAGTGCCTGAAAGGCTCGTCAGGTGACGAAGGAGCTCTGCTGAAG GTTCACCTGGACCCGTCGGGGGCGTTCCTCGCCACCAGCTGCTCCGACAAGAACATCTGCGTGTTGGACTACGAGACGGGGGAGCGGGTGGCGACGCTGTTCGGACACGCGG AGATCGTCACCTGCATGAGGTTCAGCCAGGACTGCAGACGCCTCATCACCGCGTCCGGAGACAG CTGCGTGTTCGTGTGGCGGTTGGACGCCCAGATGACCGGCGTCATGAGGAAGAGGCGGGGCCTGACCGCCGCCCCTGAGAGCTGCAGCCACAGAGTCCAGAGCATCAG GAGGGAGACCTTCATCACGctgcccccccaggaggaggaggacctgaAGACTCCGGCGAGACCCGAACCCGCCGCAG atcctctcctcctgcagacCAATGGGAAGCTGCCCATGTGGTTCCGACGCCTG caagCGCAGGTCGACGCCCCTGCAGCCGACCAATCGGGAGCCGAGCCTCGTCAGGCGCGTGGGAGGTGGGCGGTCCAACCAGACCGCCTGATCGACTCGTCCGACTTCGCCACGCggcgagaggaagaggaggaggaagaggaggaggagttcacCCCCCAGAGCCTGGAGAGTCTGcttggggggggtgaggaggtgtGCAGGAGGACCTTCATCCTGGACGCCGCCGACAG ggaggtcaaaggtcaggagcAGCCAGGGTGGGGCGGCCAGCTGAGCCCGGACTCCGCCTGCTCCGAGGGATCAGCAGGAAGTCTGGACCCGCCCCCGGACGGCG ACACGGACTCCCTGAGCCAGGGCAGCTCGGGGGGGGGCTCGTCCCTGGAGGACGAGGACGACCGCGACTCCCTGAAGAACCACTTCCACACGCTGGCGACCGCGCCGGATGAAG AGACGTTCGACACGGACCTGCGGGCGCTGCCCCCCCCGGACGAGAAGCACTTCCTGAACCCCCGCTTCAGCATCTCTGCCCGCTTCCTGTCCCGCTTCCAGGACAGGATGAG GGCGTTACAGGGTGGAGCCCTGCCTCCCGTCTCCATGACAACCCGGATCTCGGAGGAGAGCGACATCGGCGACGCGGCG GGAGGCTCCACAGGCAGCAGCGACACCAccgccggccaatcagagcccaccgccggccaatcagagcccaccgccggccaatcagagcccaccgccggccaatcagagcccaccgccggccaatcagagcccaccgccggccaatcagagcccaccgcccgccaatcagagcccaccgccggccaatcagagcccaccgccggccaatcagagcccaccgccggccaatcagagcccacgGAGCCCAGAGGAG TGAGACGCAACCCCCCCCCAGTGCTTCGTCGCAGAAATTCTTCCGTTATTACCCATCAGCCCCTCTGCCACCCAGCGCGGAGGCGGCGACACACCGTGGTGGTCGTCCAGAGCAGAGAGATcctgaaag ACGTCACCTCCAGGGCTGTGGCGTCCtccgtccagcagggggcgccccGCCTCGGGTACCTGGGGACCACGGCCAGCTCCAGAgccaaactgacccaggacCCGCCCACCTCCAGcccagaagaagagaaggagaaccTGTCGTCCTGCCCGGCCCCCCACGGGGCCACACCCGCCCCCCACCAGGGCGGGGCCAGCAG CGACGCCCCGTCGGCCCCCACACCTACCAGCCCGCAGGCGTTGGCCACGCCCACCGAGGTGGGCGGGTTCAGGCAGTGGAGCGTCAGCAGCGTCGAGGATACGCCCACGAATCAAAACCAAACGCTCATCCAAGTCCCCGCCCCCTCCAGCACCTCCAGTCTGTGTGACCTCAGCGCAAGCTCCGCCCCCAAGCAGGAGGAAGGTCCAGTCGGATCGGAGACCAGAACCCGGACCGACCCCG GTCCAGGTGATGATGACCTCGGTCTCCTGCTGAGTCAGCACGTCGCCGGCGACCTGAGGCGGGCGGCGCAGCGGGCGGGGCGTCTCTACCGGCAG CTCGCCGGGTCGGATCGACGGGCGTGGGCGTCGGTCCTGCAGGAGGCGTTCCACGACGTCGACTCGGAGCTGCGCTCGCTGGCGCCGCCTGGAGGCTGGCGGGGCGGCGGTGACGGCGCCCCCTCTGGGCCGCTGGAGGAAGACGGCGAGGCGTCTTTACTGGAGAGGTACTCGGACCAGCTGGTCCAGATGGTCCAGAACAAACTGAACCACATGTGA
- the LOC137596703 gene encoding WD repeat-containing protein 62-like isoform X1, translating to MAEGADGGPVNPAKRRQTAGRKSRPSGHKKTSSSRVTLEKVLGISTSSGSGLTSDPNTGLIAYPAGCVIVLLHLKKNKQSHIINTSRKPFSALAFSHDGKYLATGEVGLCDVISLSKSGRVACRSVCVCVCVCMFQSGHMPCVRVWDVDGGQVAEVQSHKYGVSCVAFSINSNYIVSVGYQHDMTVSVWDWRKGLVIASNKVSSRVLSVSVSEDNSYFVTAGNRHVKFWYLKASKERRVNSTVPLIGRSALLGDHKNTMFSGVACGRGLAAGNTYCITSSGLLCLFNSSRHLEAWVDLKTAAASCLAVSEDYIFCGCADGVIRAFSPSHLQYVTTLPRPHRLGIDLHAAHSLGPAQHPDTVALTFDPASRRLTCAYGDHSLYVWDVSNVLRSAKLYSALYHSAAVWSVEVHPEPRDAFQPRLLPPPPSTFFTCSSDNTIRLWQADAPSGDGERCSDDLLRIAYVNENAEGERAEPAAHDGKTGLRVLAISPDGRHLAAGDRCGNLRVFGANFLDELVKIEAHDAEVTCLAFSPASTGVTLLATASRDRLIHVFNPETRYSLEQTLSDHSAAVTAVAFTGESPEVRMVSCGADKSIYFQRAEQATEGVSFLRSHHVVEKTTLYDMDRDPTGAHVIVACQDRNVRVYDVQTGKLKKCLKGSSGDEGALLKVHLDPSGAFLATSCSDKNICVLDYETGERVATLFGHAEIVTCMRFSQDCRRLITASGDSCVFVWRLDAQMTGVMRKRRGLTAAPESCSHRVQSIRRETFITLPPQEEEDLKTPARPEPAADPLLLQTNGKLPMWFRRLQAQVDAPAADQSGAEPRQARGRWAVQPDRLIDSSDFATRREEEEEEEEEEFTPQSLESLLGGGEEVCRRTFILDAADREVKGQEQPGWGGQLSPDSACSEGSAGSLDPPPDGDTDSLSQGSSGGGSSLEDEDDRDSLKNHFHTLATAPDEETFDTDLRALPPPDEKHFLNPRFSISARFLSRFQDRMRALQGGALPPVSMTTRISEESDIGDAAGGSTGSSDTTAGQSEPTAGQSEPTAGQSEPTAGQSEPTAGQSEPTAGQSEPTARQSEPTAGQSEPTAGQSEPTAGQSEPTEPRGVRRNPPPVLRRRNSSVITHQPLCHPARRRRHTVVVVQSREILKDVTSRAVASSVQQGAPRLGYLGTTASSRAKLTQDPPTSSPEEEKENLSSCPAPHGATPAPHQGGASSDAPSAPTPTSPQALATPTEVGGFRQWSVSSVEDTPTNQNQTLIQVPAPSSTSSLCDLSASSAPKQEEGPVGSETRTRTDPGPGDDDLGLLLSQHVAGDLRRAAQRAGRLYRQLAGSDRRAWASVLQEAFHDVDSELRSLAPPGGWRGGGDGAPSGPLEEDGEASLLERYSDQLVQMVQNKLNHM from the exons ATGGCGGAGGGAGCGGACGGTGGTCCGGTCAACCCCGCGAAGAGGCGACAAACAGCCGGGAGGAAGAGCCGGCCGAGCGGCCACAAGAAGACGTCCAGCAGCCGG GTGACCCTGGAGAAAGTTCTGGGCATCAGTACATCCAGTGGCAGcgggttgacctctgaccccaacaCGGGGCTCATCGCATATCCTGCAGg gtgtgtcATCGTGCTGCttcacctgaagaagaacaagCAGAGTCACATCATCAACACGTCCAG GAAGCCTTTCAGTGCGCTGGCGTTCTCCCACGATGGGAAATACCTGGCCACCGGCGAGGTAGgactctgtgatgtcatcagtctgaGTAAGTCAGGACGCGTGGCGTGtcggtcagtgtgtgtgtgtgtgtgtgtgtgtatgtttcagAGCGGTCACATGCCCTGCGTGCGCGTGTGGGACGTGGACGGAGGTCAGGTGGCCGAGGTCCAGTCACACAAATACGGCGTTTCCTGCGTGGCGTTCTCAATCAACAGCAACTACATCGTCTCCGTGGGATACCAGCACGACATGACCGTCAGTGTGTGGGACTGGagg AAAGGTTTGGTCATCGCCTCCAACAAGGTGTCCAGCAGAGTGCTGTCCGTCTCCGTCTCCGAGGACAACAGCTACTTCGTTACCGCGGGAAACCGACATGTCAAGTTCTGGTACCTGAAGGCGTCCAAAGAGAGACGG GTGAACAGCACggtgcctctgattggtcgctcGGCTTTGCTAGGCGACCACAAAAACACCATGTTCAGCGGGGTGgcgtgtgggcgtggcctcgcCGCCGGCAACACCTACTGCATCACCAGCTCCggcctgttgtgtttgttcaacaGCAGCCGACACCTGGAGGCCTGGGTCGACCTCAAG ACGGCGGCGGCGAGCTGCCTGGCGGTCAGTGAGGACTACATCTTCTGTGGCTGCGCCGACGGCGTCATCCGGGCCTTTAGCCCCTCCCACCTGCAGTATGTCACCACGCTGCCCCGCCCACACCGGCTGGGCATCGACCTACACGCCGCCCACAG CCTGGGACCCGCCCAGCACCCTGACACGGTGGCGCTGACCTTCGACCCCGCCTCCAGACGCCTCACCTGCGCCTACGGCGACCACAGCCTTTACGTGTGGGACGTGAGCAACGTGCTGCGCAGCGCGAAGCTCTACTCCGCCCTCTACCACAGCGCCGCCGTGTGGAGCGTGGAG GTGCACCCGGAGCCGCGCGATGCCTTCCAGCCCCGCCTCCTACCACCGCCCCCGTCCACCTTCTTCACCTGTTCGTCCGACAACACCATCCGCCTGTGGCAGGCCGACGCCCCCTCTGGAGACGGCGAGCGCTGCAGCGAC GACCTGCTGAGGATCGCGTACGTCAACGAGAATGCGGAGGGCGAGAGGGCGGAGCCTGCAGCACACGATGGGAAGACGGGGCTCAGGGTGCTGGCGATCAGCCCCGACGGGCGCCACCTGGCAGCCGGCGACCGGTGCGGAAACCTGAG GGTGTTTGGTGCCAACTTCCTGGACGAGCTGGTGAAGATCGAGGCTCACGACGCCGAGGTGACGTGTCTGGCGTTCTCGCCGGCGTCCAcag GCGTGACGCTGCTGGCGACGGCGAGTCGGGACCGCCTGATCCACGTGTTCAACCCGGAGACGCGCTACAGCCTGGAGCAGACGCTCAGCGACCACTCCGCCGCCGTCACCGCCGTCGCCTTCACCG GTGAGAGCCCCGAGGTCCGGATGGTGAGCTGTGGCGCCGACAAGAGCATCTACTTCCAGAGGGCGGAGCAG GCGACGGAGGGCGTGTCCTTCCTGCGGAGTCACCACGTGGTGGAGAAGACTACGCTGTACGACATGGACCGCGACCCGACGGGGGCCCACGTGATTGTCGCCTGTCAGGACCGGAACGTCAG GGTGTACGACGTCCAGACGGGGAAGCTGAAGAAGTGCCTGAAAGGCTCGTCAGGTGACGAAGGAGCTCTGCTGAAG GTTCACCTGGACCCGTCGGGGGCGTTCCTCGCCACCAGCTGCTCCGACAAGAACATCTGCGTGTTGGACTACGAGACGGGGGAGCGGGTGGCGACGCTGTTCGGACACGCGG AGATCGTCACCTGCATGAGGTTCAGCCAGGACTGCAGACGCCTCATCACCGCGTCCGGAGACAG CTGCGTGTTCGTGTGGCGGTTGGACGCCCAGATGACCGGCGTCATGAGGAAGAGGCGGGGCCTGACCGCCGCCCCTGAGAGCTGCAGCCACAGAGTCCAGAGCATCAG GAGGGAGACCTTCATCACGctgcccccccaggaggaggaggacctgaAGACTCCGGCGAGACCCGAACCCGCCGCAG atcctctcctcctgcagacCAATGGGAAGCTGCCCATGTGGTTCCGACGCCTG caagCGCAGGTCGACGCCCCTGCAGCCGACCAATCGGGAGCCGAGCCTCGTCAGGCGCGTGGGAGGTGGGCGGTCCAACCAGACCGCCTGATCGACTCGTCCGACTTCGCCACGCggcgagaggaagaggaggaggaagaggaggaggagttcacCCCCCAGAGCCTGGAGAGTCTGcttggggggggtgaggaggtgtGCAGGAGGACCTTCATCCTGGACGCCGCCGACAG ggaggtcaaaggtcaggagcAGCCAGGGTGGGGCGGCCAGCTGAGCCCGGACTCCGCCTGCTCCGAGGGATCAGCAGGAAGTCTGGACCCGCCCCCGGACGGCG ACACGGACTCCCTGAGCCAGGGCAGCTCGGGGGGGGGCTCGTCCCTGGAGGACGAGGACGACCGCGACTCCCTGAAGAACCACTTCCACACGCTGGCGACCGCGCCGGATGAAG AGACGTTCGACACGGACCTGCGGGCGCTGCCCCCCCCGGACGAGAAGCACTTCCTGAACCCCCGCTTCAGCATCTCTGCCCGCTTCCTGTCCCGCTTCCAGGACAGGATGAG GGCGTTACAGGGTGGAGCCCTGCCTCCCGTCTCCATGACAACCCGGATCTCGGAGGAGAGCGACATCGGCGACGCGGCG GGAGGCTCCACAGGCAGCAGCGACACCAccgccggccaatcagagcccaccgccggccaatcagagcccaccgccggccaatcagagcccaccgccggccaatcagagcccaccgccggccaatcagagcccaccgccggccaatcagagcccaccgcccgccaatcagagcccaccgccggccaatcagagcccaccgccggccaatcagagcccaccgccggccaatcagagcccacgGAGCCCAGAGGAG TGAGACGCAACCCCCCCCCAGTGCTTCGTCGCAGAAATTCTTCCGTTATTACCCATCAGCCCCTCTGCCACCCAGCGCGGAGGCGGCGACACACCGTGGTGGTCGTCCAGAGCAGAGAGATcctgaaag ACGTCACCTCCAGGGCTGTGGCGTCCtccgtccagcagggggcgccccGCCTCGGGTACCTGGGGACCACGGCCAGCTCCAGAgccaaactgacccaggacCCGCCCACCTCCAGcccagaagaagagaaggagaaccTGTCGTCCTGCCCGGCCCCCCACGGGGCCACACCCGCCCCCCACCAGGGCGGGGCCAGCAG CGACGCCCCGTCGGCCCCCACACCTACCAGCCCGCAGGCGTTGGCCACGCCCACCGAGGTGGGCGGGTTCAGGCAGTGGAGCGTCAGCAGCGTCGAGGATACGCCCACGAATCAAAACCAAACGCTCATCCAAGTCCCCGCCCCCTCCAGCACCTCCAGTCTGTGTGACCTCAGCGCAAGCTCCGCCCCCAAGCAGGAGGAAGGTCCAGTCGGATCGGAGACCAGAACCCGGACCGACCCCG GTCCAGGTGATGATGACCTCGGTCTCCTGCTGAGTCAGCACGTCGCCGGCGACCTGAGGCGGGCGGCGCAGCGGGCGGGGCGTCTCTACCGGCAG CTCGCCGGGTCGGATCGACGGGCGTGGGCGTCGGTCCTGCAGGAGGCGTTCCACGACGTCGACTCGGAGCTGCGCTCGCTGGCGCCGCCTGGAGGCTGGCGGGGCGGCGGTGACGGCGCCCCCTCTGGGCCGCTGGAGGAAGACGGCGAGGCGTCTTTACTGGAGAGGTACTCGGACCAGCTGGTCCAGATGGTCCAGAACAAACTGAACCACATGTGA